Proteins encoded together in one Eublepharis macularius isolate TG4126 chromosome 2, MPM_Emac_v1.0, whole genome shotgun sequence window:
- the LRRC55 gene encoding leucine-rich repeat-containing protein 55, which translates to MSADCIQLGGEQFVPHCCPAMILNPFFLAVVVVFASAVTGCPVLCTCRNQVVDCSGLRLFSVPPDLPLDTRNLSLAHNRITAIPPGYLTCYSELRVLDLRNNSLFELPVGLFWTSKRLSHLDLSYNNFSQLVADMFKDAYSLVHIDLSHNPWLRKVHPQAFRGLIQLQNLDLSYGGLSFLSLEALEGLTGLVTLQIGGNPWVCSCTMEPLLKWLRNRIQRCMSDTQLAECRAPPEVEGASLVSLTEESFKACHLTLTLDDYLFIAFVGFVVSIASVATNFLLGITANCCHRWSKASEDEEI; encoded by the exons ATGAGTGCAGACTGTATCCAGCTGGGAGGAGAACAGTTTGTGCCCCACTGCTGCCCTGCGATGATACTGAACCCTTTCTTTTTAGCAGTGGTGGTGGTCTTTGCTAGTGCTGTCACTGGTTGCCCTGTCCTGTGCACATGCCGCAACCAGGTTGTGGATTGCAGTGGGCTTCGGCTCTTTTCTGTACCACCAGATCTTCCTTTGGATACCAGAAACCTCAGCCTAGCACACAACCGCATCACTGCCATCCCTCCTGGATACCTAACATGTTACTCTGAGCTGCGGGTGCTGGACTTGCGAAACAACTCACTTTTTGAGTTACCTGTTGGACTGTTCTGGACATCCAAACGCCTGTCGCACTTGGACTTGAGCTACAATAACTTCAGCCAACTGGTGGCAGATATGTTTAAAGACGCTTACAGTCTGGTGCATATTGACTTGAGCCACAACCCCTGGCTCAGGAAGGTGCACCCCCAGGCTTTCCGAGGTCTGATCCAACTACAGAACCTTGATCTCAGCTATGGGGGTCTCTCATTCCTCAGCCTAGAAGCTCTGGAGGGCCTCACAGGTCTGGTGACTCTTCAAATTGGAGGCAATCCCTGGGTGTGCAGCTGTACCATGGAGCCGCTGCTGAAGTGGCTAAGAAACAGGATCCAGAGATGCATGTCAG ATACTCAGCTGGCAGAGTGCCGGGCACCACCTGAAGTAGAAGGAGCTTCTTTGGTTTCTCTGACAGAGGAGAGCTTCAAGGCCTGCCACCTGACCTTGACACTGGATGATTATCTCTTCATTGCCTTTGTGGGCTTTGTGGTCTCCATTGCTTCAGTTGCCACCAACTTCTTACTGGGCATCACTGCCAACTGTTGCCACCGTTGGAGCAAGGCGAGTGAGGATGAGGAGATATAG
- the LOC129324444 gene encoding olfactory receptor 1009-like isoform X2 — MILLIRLDSRLHTPMYFFLSNLSFVDLCYSSVVTPKMLMDFVAESKTISLAGCAAQMWFFGFFLGIECYLLASMAYDRYVAISNPLLYTVVMSRKLCAQLLLGPYFVGLLNAITHTGLTFQLTFCESKINHFFCDIPAVISLSCFDTQLNKIVLFVMSCALGTLSSSIVIISYIYILGAILKIRSAEGRRKTFSTCSSHLTVVSIFFGTLFFVYVRPSSNFTVDQGKITSMLYTVMIPMLNPLIYSVRNKEVKDALRRLIKGKGFL; from the coding sequence ATGATCCTGTTAATCAGGCTTGACTCCCGGCTTCATacccccatgtatttcttcctcagcaaCTTATCCTTTGTAGACCTCTGCTACTCTTCAGTTGTCACCCCCAAGATGCTAATGGATTTTGTAGCAGAAAGCAAAACTATTTCTTTGGCTGGATGTGCAGCACAGATGTGGTTTTTTGGTTTCTTCTTGGGCATTGAATGTTATCTCTTGGCTTCAATGGCATATGATAGGTATGTTGCCATTTCTAACCCTCTACTGTACACAGTTGTTATGTCTAGGAAACTTTGTGCCCAGCTACTGCTTGGTCCCTATTTTGTAGGCTTGTTAAATGCTATTACTCATACAGGCTTAACTTTTCAGTTAACCTTCTGTGAGTCCAAGATCAATCACTTCTTCTGTGACATCCCTGCTGTGATATCACTTTCCTGCTTTGACACACAACTCAACAAGATAGTGCTTTTTGTCATGTCCTGTGCTCTTGGCACACTTAGCAGTTCCATTGTTATCATCTCCTACATTTACATCCTTGGAGCTATCCTGAAGATACGCTCAGCGGAAGGCCGACGCAAGACTTTCTCTACCTGCTCATCCCATCTCACAGTGGTTTCCATCTTTTTTGGGACCCTCTTCTTTGTATATGTGCGCCCCAGTTCCAACTTCACAGTAGATCAGGGTAAGATAACTTCCATGCTCTACACAGTGATGATCCCCATGCTGAATCCTTTGATTTACAGTGTAAGGAACAAGGAAGTGAAAGATGCTTTGAGGAGACTGATCAAGGGGAAAGGATTTCTCTAA
- the LOC129324444 gene encoding olfactory receptor 1009-like isoform X1, translating to MMKENHTMVYQFVLLGIVDSPELQIPLFIFFLIVYLITLVGNLGMILLIRLDSRLHTPMYFFLSNLSFVDLCYSSVVTPKMLMDFVAESKTISLAGCAAQMWFFGFFLGIECYLLASMAYDRYVAISNPLLYTVVMSRKLCAQLLLGPYFVGLLNAITHTGLTFQLTFCESKINHFFCDIPAVISLSCFDTQLNKIVLFVMSCALGTLSSSIVIISYIYILGAILKIRSAEGRRKTFSTCSSHLTVVSIFFGTLFFVYVRPSSNFTVDQGKITSMLYTVMIPMLNPLIYSVRNKEVKDALRRLIKGKGFL from the coding sequence ATGATGAAAGAAAACCATACTATGGTATATCAGTTTGTTCTTCTGGGAATTGTGGACTCTCCAGAGCTGCAGATCCCACTCTTCATATTCTTCCTAATTGTCTACCTCATAACACTGGTAGGAAATCTTGGGATGATCCTGTTAATCAGGCTTGACTCCCGGCTTCATacccccatgtatttcttcctcagcaaCTTATCCTTTGTAGACCTCTGCTACTCTTCAGTTGTCACCCCCAAGATGCTAATGGATTTTGTAGCAGAAAGCAAAACTATTTCTTTGGCTGGATGTGCAGCACAGATGTGGTTTTTTGGTTTCTTCTTGGGCATTGAATGTTATCTCTTGGCTTCAATGGCATATGATAGGTATGTTGCCATTTCTAACCCTCTACTGTACACAGTTGTTATGTCTAGGAAACTTTGTGCCCAGCTACTGCTTGGTCCCTATTTTGTAGGCTTGTTAAATGCTATTACTCATACAGGCTTAACTTTTCAGTTAACCTTCTGTGAGTCCAAGATCAATCACTTCTTCTGTGACATCCCTGCTGTGATATCACTTTCCTGCTTTGACACACAACTCAACAAGATAGTGCTTTTTGTCATGTCCTGTGCTCTTGGCACACTTAGCAGTTCCATTGTTATCATCTCCTACATTTACATCCTTGGAGCTATCCTGAAGATACGCTCAGCGGAAGGCCGACGCAAGACTTTCTCTACCTGCTCATCCCATCTCACAGTGGTTTCCATCTTTTTTGGGACCCTCTTCTTTGTATATGTGCGCCCCAGTTCCAACTTCACAGTAGATCAGGGTAAGATAACTTCCATGCTCTACACAGTGATGATCCCCATGCTGAATCCTTTGATTTACAGTGTAAGGAACAAGGAAGTGAAAGATGCTTTGAGGAGACTGATCAAGGGGAAAGGATTTCTCTAA